The Saliniradius amylolyticus DNA segment ATGGCTTTGTGGGAGCAGTGTCTTAGACGGTTGCAACAGGAGTTGCCAACACAGCAGTTCAGCATGTGGATAAGACCGCTGCAGGCTCAGCAAGATGAGCAAACTCTGACTCTGCTGGCACCGAATCGTTTCGTTCTCGATTGGGTACGGGATAAGTACATCAATAGAATCAATGAATTATGTGTTGATATTTGTGATGGACAGGCTCCCAGCCTCCGGTTTGAAGTGTCCGGCACGCCAGCGGCGGCGATTCCCAGGCCTTCGACTCATCAGGCTACTGGCCAGGCTAACGGGAGTAGGGTGGCGCCGTCATTTGTGCCACGCCAACAACAGAATTCTTCGCCTCAAGGGCCAGTCGTCAATGCGCCGGCGGATCATAAGAGCAACATTAATCGCACCTACCGATTTGAGAACTTTGTCGAAGGTAAGTCCAACCAGCTCGCTCGGGCGGCCGCCAGCCAGGTGGCAGACAACCCAGGGGGCGCGTACAACCCCTTGTTTATTTATGGGGGAACCGGCCTGGGTAAGACCCATTTGTTACACGCCGTAGGCAATGGGCTGATGGATAAAAAGCCCGATGCTAAAGTGGTTTACATGCACTCTGAGCGGTTTGTGCAGGATATGGTTAAGGCGCTGCAAAATAATGCCATCGAGGAGTTCAAACGTTATTACCGCTCTGTGGATGCGTTGTTGATCGATGACATTCAGTTTTTTGCAAAGAAGGATCGTTCCCAGGAAGAGTTCTTTCACACGTTTAATGCCTTGTTGGAGGGGAATCAACAGATTATTTTGACGTCGGATCGCTACCCAAAAGAAATCGACGGTGTTGAGGATCGACTGAAATCACGTTTTGGTTGGGGACTGACGATTGCCATCGAGCCACCAGAGCTGGAAACCCGGGTGGCGATTTTAATGCGTAAGGCAACAGAAAACCGTATCCATCTTCCTGATGAAGTAGCGTTCTTCATCGCTAAGCGGTTGCGTTCCAATGTGCGTGAACTGGAAGGCGCGCTGAATAGGGTGATCGCCAATGCTAACTTCACTGGCCGTCCCATTACCATCGATTTTGTTCGTGAAGCCTTGCGGGATCTGCTGGCGTTGCAGGAAAAACTGGTTACTATAGACAATATACAAAAAACGGTTGCCGAGTATTATAAAATCAAGGTGGCGGATATTTTGTCTAAGCGAC contains these protein-coding regions:
- the dnaA gene encoding chromosomal replication initiator protein DnaA produces the protein MALWEQCLRRLQQELPTQQFSMWIRPLQAQQDEQTLTLLAPNRFVLDWVRDKYINRINELCVDICDGQAPSLRFEVSGTPAAAIPRPSTHQATGQANGSRVAPSFVPRQQQNSSPQGPVVNAPADHKSNINRTYRFENFVEGKSNQLARAAASQVADNPGGAYNPLFIYGGTGLGKTHLLHAVGNGLMDKKPDAKVVYMHSERFVQDMVKALQNNAIEEFKRYYRSVDALLIDDIQFFAKKDRSQEEFFHTFNALLEGNQQIILTSDRYPKEIDGVEDRLKSRFGWGLTIAIEPPELETRVAILMRKATENRIHLPDEVAFFIAKRLRSNVRELEGALNRVIANANFTGRPITIDFVREALRDLLALQEKLVTIDNIQKTVAEYYKIKVADILSKRRSRSVARPRQLAMSLAKELTNHSLPEIGDAFGGRDHTTVLHACRKVAQLREESHDIKEDYQNLIRTLSS